One Sphaerisporangium krabiense DNA segment encodes these proteins:
- a CDS encoding phosphodiester glycosidase family protein — protein sequence MPTPRRLTTGLAALSLLATGAPVAASAESSAAAAAPSSQAGLPTTAFPLGPRAAAKQTSKAVAPGVDLFTLTHGSATDGYTVSVLMNGKDVGKRADAEAAAAACEAAGFPATIQEVIRPAVADYPEGAGYMVRLGSWSLKDRKEADKVVKQLKEVDIPAKADFLGDDGMQTTGPWQLRVLTVNPGVFRGSYHSSLGVSVAKREKTSAMAKHAKALAAVNGGFFNIHTAKELRGEPVGISVVDGTLLSEAVPGRSALILKNRTARITELSTTVTAVSADGERTVVNGVNRAAGADELILYTEQFGAKTPADDGTDAVLDATGQVLEVRPAGGAVKAGTRVLHGTGTMADWISSHTPEQWKLTVTTKVKDLRSGKSVPLTPQTSIIGGGVGLVRNGREHVTAQADGHANVNMILRRHPRTLAGVTKSGTLILAVVDGRKPGVTVGASMIEAARLMLWLGARQAINLDGGGSTAMIVNNKLVNHPSDGVERPVGDSLLIVP from the coding sequence ATGCCGACGCCGCGCCGCCTCACCACCGGCCTCGCCGCCCTGTCCCTTCTAGCGACAGGCGCGCCCGTGGCCGCGTCCGCGGAGTCGTCGGCCGCCGCGGCGGCTCCCTCCTCCCAGGCCGGGCTGCCGACGACGGCGTTCCCGCTGGGTCCCCGCGCGGCCGCCAAGCAGACGAGCAAGGCCGTCGCCCCCGGAGTCGACCTGTTCACGCTCACCCATGGCAGCGCCACGGACGGCTACACGGTGTCGGTCTTGATGAACGGCAAGGACGTCGGCAAGCGCGCCGACGCCGAAGCGGCGGCGGCCGCGTGTGAGGCCGCGGGCTTCCCGGCGACGATCCAGGAGGTCATCCGGCCGGCGGTCGCCGACTACCCGGAGGGCGCCGGCTACATGGTGCGTCTGGGTTCGTGGTCCCTGAAAGACCGCAAAGAGGCGGACAAAGTTGTAAAGCAGCTCAAAGAGGTAGACATCCCGGCAAAGGCCGATTTCCTGGGCGATGACGGGATGCAGACCACCGGGCCGTGGCAGCTCCGCGTCCTCACCGTCAACCCCGGCGTCTTCCGCGGCAGCTACCACTCCAGCCTGGGCGTCAGCGTCGCCAAGCGCGAGAAGACGTCCGCGATGGCCAAGCACGCCAAGGCGCTCGCCGCCGTGAACGGCGGGTTCTTCAACATCCACACCGCCAAGGAGCTGCGCGGCGAGCCCGTCGGAATCTCCGTGGTCGACGGCACTCTGCTCAGCGAGGCCGTCCCCGGCCGCAGCGCCCTCATCCTCAAGAACCGCACGGCCCGGATCACCGAGCTCAGCACCACCGTCACCGCCGTCTCCGCCGACGGCGAGCGCACCGTCGTGAACGGCGTCAACCGCGCGGCCGGCGCCGACGAGCTCATCCTGTACACCGAGCAGTTCGGCGCCAAGACCCCCGCCGACGACGGCACCGACGCCGTCCTCGACGCGACCGGCCAGGTCCTGGAGGTGCGCCCCGCCGGCGGAGCCGTCAAGGCCGGAACCCGCGTGCTGCACGGCACCGGCACCATGGCCGACTGGATCTCCTCCCACACCCCCGAGCAGTGGAAACTGACCGTCACCACCAAGGTCAAGGACCTGCGCTCCGGCAAGTCCGTCCCCCTCACCCCGCAGACCAGCATCATCGGCGGAGGCGTCGGCCTGGTCCGCAACGGCCGCGAACACGTCACCGCCCAGGCCGACGGCCACGCCAACGTCAACATGATCCTCCGCCGCCACCCGCGCACGCTCGCCGGCGTCACCAAGTCCGGCACCCTGATCCTCGCCGTCGTCGACGGCCGCAAGCCCGGCGTCACCGTCGGCGCCTCCATGATCGAAGCCGCCCGCCTGATGCTCTGGCTAGGCGCCCGCCAGGCCATCAACCTGGACGGCGGCGGCTCCACCGCCATGATCGTCAACAACAAACTGGTAAACCACCCCAGCGACGGCGTAGAACGCCCCGTAGGCGACTCCCTCCTAATCGTCCCCTAA
- a CDS encoding DmpA family aminopeptidase: MSATATRARDHGIVIGAGTPGPYNAITDVADVRVGHTTLIHGDGPRVRGQGPVRTGVTMILPHGGSAFDEPVYAGYHWLNGNGEITGMAYLDEFGLLGSPIGLTNTASVGVVRDTIVELEVSSLGRGRQAWSLPVVGETWDGRLNDIDGQHVRPEHVRAAYAAASGGPVAEGAVGGGTGMICHGFKGGIGTASRVLPEADGGYTVGVLVQANHGMRDRLTVNGVPVGRAMADVPRPRPLTHEGAGSIIGIVATDAPLLPHQCRRLARRAALGVARTGGAGENGSGDGFLCFATHNRNLPSNAIDSHPPRTFPVTVLADEYIDPLFWATIEAVEEAIVNVLVAADTMTGADGVTAHGLDPRRLAALLA, encoded by the coding sequence GTGAGCGCCACCGCCACGCGGGCACGTGACCACGGAATCGTCATCGGCGCCGGCACTCCCGGCCCGTACAACGCGATCACCGACGTCGCGGACGTCAGGGTCGGCCACACCACCCTCATCCACGGCGACGGGCCGCGCGTGCGCGGCCAGGGCCCGGTGCGCACCGGCGTCACGATGATCCTTCCGCACGGGGGGTCGGCCTTCGACGAGCCCGTGTACGCGGGCTACCACTGGCTGAACGGCAACGGCGAGATCACCGGCATGGCCTACCTCGACGAGTTCGGCCTGCTCGGCTCGCCGATCGGGCTCACCAACACCGCGTCCGTGGGCGTCGTCCGCGACACCATCGTCGAACTCGAGGTCTCCTCCCTCGGCAGGGGACGCCAGGCGTGGTCCCTGCCCGTCGTGGGCGAGACCTGGGACGGCAGGCTCAACGACATCGACGGGCAGCACGTCAGGCCTGAGCACGTCAGGGCCGCCTACGCCGCGGCGAGCGGCGGCCCGGTCGCCGAGGGCGCGGTCGGCGGCGGCACCGGCATGATCTGCCACGGCTTCAAGGGCGGCATCGGCACCGCCTCGCGCGTCCTGCCCGAGGCGGACGGCGGCTACACCGTCGGCGTGCTGGTCCAGGCCAACCACGGCATGCGCGACCGCCTCACCGTCAACGGCGTGCCCGTCGGACGCGCCATGGCCGACGTTCCCCGGCCCCGCCCCCTCACGCACGAGGGGGCGGGTTCCATCATCGGCATCGTCGCCACCGACGCCCCGCTGCTCCCCCACCAGTGCCGCAGGCTCGCCCGGCGGGCCGCGCTCGGCGTCGCCCGCACCGGCGGGGCCGGGGAGAACGGCAGCGGCGACGGCTTCCTGTGCTTCGCCACGCACAACCGCAACCTGCCCTCCAACGCCATCGACAGCCACCCGCCGCGCACGTTCCCGGTCACGGTCCTCGCCGACGAGTACATCGACCCGCTGTTCTGGGCGACCATCGAGGCCGTCGAGGAGGCCATCGTCAACGTCCTGGTCGCCGCCGACACCATGACCGGCGCCGACGGCGTCACCGCGCACGGCCTGGACCCCCGGCGCCTCGCCGCCCTCCTGGCCTGA
- a CDS encoding PucR family transcriptional regulator yields MLPTLADVLALDAVRRGSPRVVAGADRLDTRVRWVHVGEVSDIAHLLRGGELILTTGVALPEEPDKLADYIADLAAVGASGLIVELGRRFIRELPRAVVESAELHGLPLVTLTRETPFVQITESVHARIIDIQLEELRASEQLHEVFTELSVEGASPAEVLAQVSRLSARPALLENLAHQVLACETAGRDTGVLLANWEARSRAVSPHERTAYDPSSGWLVTMVGARGHDWGRLIIICEEPPGPRDVVLAERAATTLALGRLLERHQESLERQAHGTIITGILTHAYADPDEAAARARAVGVPLTGRKLISVVLRLTDAADTALNLQAQLGELAEAAAAACRDARLPALVGALDQNRVGVLLPLPPRTPAEAALTSLAERLRTAFATPFVLAAGSVVESIRDVRRSFLEAEQVAEAAARQPDRRPFYRLPDLRLRGLLHLLRDDARLQTFAERELGPLLAHDAHRGGDLTGILRTYLDAGRNKAVAAQRAHLSRPAFYDRLRRLERILDTDLDDVDSCLSLHVALLALESFRRETR; encoded by the coding sequence ATGCTACCGACCCTGGCCGACGTTCTCGCGCTGGACGCCGTCCGCCGAGGCAGCCCGCGCGTCGTCGCCGGCGCCGACCGGTTGGACACCCGCGTCCGCTGGGTGCACGTCGGCGAGGTCAGCGACATCGCCCACCTCCTGCGCGGCGGGGAGCTGATCCTCACCACAGGGGTCGCGCTGCCCGAGGAGCCCGACAAGCTGGCCGACTACATCGCCGACCTCGCCGCCGTCGGCGCCTCCGGCCTCATCGTCGAACTCGGCCGCAGGTTCATCCGCGAGCTGCCCCGCGCGGTCGTCGAGTCGGCCGAGCTGCACGGCCTCCCGCTCGTCACGCTCACCCGCGAGACCCCGTTCGTCCAGATCACCGAGTCGGTGCACGCCCGCATCATCGACATCCAGCTCGAGGAGCTGCGCGCCTCCGAGCAACTGCACGAGGTGTTCACCGAGCTGTCGGTCGAGGGCGCCTCGCCGGCCGAGGTCCTCGCCCAGGTCTCGCGCCTGTCCGCGCGGCCCGCCTTGCTGGAGAACCTCGCCCACCAGGTGCTCGCCTGCGAGACCGCCGGCCGCGACACCGGCGTCCTGCTCGCCAACTGGGAGGCCCGCTCCCGCGCCGTCAGCCCCCACGAGCGCACCGCCTACGACCCCTCCTCCGGCTGGCTGGTCACCATGGTCGGGGCGCGCGGCCACGACTGGGGGCGGCTCATCATCATCTGCGAGGAGCCGCCCGGCCCCCGCGACGTCGTCCTCGCCGAGCGCGCCGCCACCACCCTCGCCCTCGGCCGCCTGCTGGAACGCCACCAGGAAAGCCTGGAGCGCCAGGCGCACGGCACGATCATCACCGGCATCCTCACGCACGCCTACGCCGACCCCGACGAGGCCGCCGCCCGCGCCCGCGCGGTGGGCGTCCCGCTCACCGGCAGGAAGCTCATCAGCGTCGTGCTGCGGCTCACCGACGCCGCCGACACCGCGCTCAACCTCCAGGCCCAGCTCGGCGAGCTGGCCGAGGCGGCGGCCGCCGCCTGCAGAGACGCCCGCCTGCCCGCCCTGGTCGGCGCCCTGGACCAGAACCGCGTCGGCGTCCTGCTCCCCCTGCCGCCCCGCACCCCCGCCGAGGCCGCGCTCACCTCGCTGGCCGAGCGGTTACGCACGGCGTTCGCCACGCCCTTCGTCCTCGCCGCCGGCTCGGTCGTCGAGTCGATCAGGGACGTCCGCCGCAGCTTCCTGGAGGCCGAGCAGGTCGCCGAGGCCGCCGCGCGCCAGCCCGACCGCCGCCCCTTCTACCGCCTGCCCGACCTGCGGCTGCGCGGCCTGCTCCACCTCCTGCGCGACGACGCCCGGCTGCAGACCTTCGCCGAGCGCGAGCTCGGCCCCCTGCTCGCCCACGACGCCCACCGCGGCGGCGACCTCACCGGCATCCTGCGCACCTACCTCGACGCCGGACGCAACAAGGCCGTCGCCGCCCAGCGCGCCCACCTGTCGCGCCCGGCCTTCTACGACCGGCTCCGCCGCCTCGAACGCATCCTCGACACCGACCTCGACGACGTCGACTCCTGCTTGTCGCTCCATGTCGCCCTGCTGGCGCTGGAATCATTCAGAAGGGAGACCCGGTGA
- a CDS encoding TetR/AcrR family transcriptional regulator, whose protein sequence is MAAKPYRSVWARDTAPRRGREQPALSRAQIVRAAVELLDAEGLDALSMRRLGARLGAGATSIYWHVATKDDLLELVLDEVYAEDGFPQAVACPTWREAATRFAYGLRQALFQHPWAAQLVPAMPSIGPNALKAMDNLMSAFGKGGFTGRTLDYAVSAVVAYTLGATTPEVGLLTKVGGTEAAEREWYDAMQEQVQVAAADFPELRCRYAGYAASEVAATRAFNFDFGLTSMLDGLEVRLRRDEDGREIGEKAAGNGTATPADHSA, encoded by the coding sequence GTGGCGGCCAAGCCCTACAGGTCGGTCTGGGCACGCGACACCGCGCCCAGGCGAGGCCGCGAGCAGCCCGCGCTCAGCCGCGCCCAGATCGTCCGCGCGGCGGTCGAACTGCTCGACGCCGAGGGCCTGGACGCGCTCAGCATGCGCAGGCTCGGCGCCCGGCTCGGCGCGGGCGCGACCAGCATCTACTGGCACGTCGCCACCAAGGACGACCTGCTGGAGCTGGTCCTCGACGAGGTCTACGCCGAAGACGGCTTTCCCCAGGCGGTCGCGTGCCCGACCTGGCGCGAGGCGGCCACGAGGTTCGCCTACGGCCTGCGCCAGGCGCTGTTCCAGCACCCCTGGGCGGCCCAGCTCGTCCCCGCGATGCCGAGCATCGGGCCGAACGCCCTGAAGGCCATGGACAACCTGATGAGCGCCTTCGGCAAGGGCGGCTTCACCGGCAGAACCCTGGACTACGCCGTCAGCGCCGTGGTCGCCTACACGCTGGGCGCCACCACGCCCGAGGTCGGCCTGCTCACCAAGGTGGGCGGCACCGAGGCCGCCGAACGGGAGTGGTACGACGCCATGCAGGAGCAGGTCCAGGTGGCGGCGGCCGACTTTCCCGAGCTGCGGTGCCGTTACGCCGGCTACGCCGCCAGCGAGGTGGCGGCCACCAGGGCGTTCAACTTCGATTTCGGGCTGACGTCCATGCTCGACGGCCTGGAGGTCCGGCTGCGCCGCGACGAGGACGGCCGGGAGATCGGCGAGAAGGCCGCCGGGAACGGAACGGCGACCCCGGCCGATCACTCCGCGTGA
- a CDS encoding MFS transporter: MTSNTVRDLGSGDVPEKNPRRWWILGVLCVSLLVLVVDNTVLNLAIPSLIRDLGATPADVQWIIDAYILVFAGLLLTAGSLSDRFGRRRFLIIGLAVFGGASLVATLAQEPWQLIGARALMGVGGCLLMPSTLSIMITVFDDSERRKAFAAWSAVAMVGVIAGPTLGGFLLEHYWWGSVFLLNVPIAIVAIVAALLLMPESRAPARPTDPVGALLSIVGMTGVIYAVIAAPRSGWTSAGTLAGFAVGVVALAVFVLWERRSAHPMIPLDLFRNPAFRGSSFSVVLLSFGTGALLLMLTQYLQFVLGYGPMRAGLALLPYAVAAAVFNAVGAGLGQRVSNRALIAAGMVVMAGGFVVLGLMGPSDGYGKLITGLLIMGVGGGLAGPAAYATLLGAVPPEHAGVGSALNDTVQQVGMALSVAVLGSVLAGVYTARMPEDAPAAARHSIDGALATGVPDLVRMGKEAFVAAMSFGAWVGAALGVAAGVLAYVMLRPRTAGDAAAREPEPVA, encoded by the coding sequence GTGACATCGAACACTGTACGAGACCTCGGGTCCGGGGACGTGCCCGAGAAGAACCCGCGCCGCTGGTGGATCCTCGGCGTGCTGTGCGTCAGCCTGCTGGTGCTCGTCGTCGACAACACCGTGCTCAACCTGGCGATCCCGTCCCTCATCCGCGACCTCGGCGCGACCCCCGCGGACGTTCAGTGGATCATCGACGCCTACATCCTGGTGTTCGCCGGCCTGTTGCTGACCGCGGGGAGCCTGTCGGACCGGTTCGGACGGCGGCGCTTCCTCATCATCGGGCTCGCCGTCTTCGGCGGCGCCTCGCTGGTGGCGACGCTGGCGCAGGAGCCGTGGCAGCTCATCGGCGCGCGGGCCCTGATGGGCGTCGGCGGCTGTCTCCTCATGCCGAGCACCCTGTCGATCATGATCACGGTCTTCGACGACAGCGAGCGGCGCAAGGCGTTCGCCGCGTGGAGCGCCGTCGCCATGGTCGGCGTGATCGCCGGGCCCACCCTCGGCGGCTTCCTGCTCGAACACTACTGGTGGGGCTCGGTGTTCCTGCTCAACGTGCCGATCGCGATCGTCGCCATCGTCGCCGCGCTGCTGCTGATGCCCGAGTCCCGCGCCCCCGCGCGCCCCACGGACCCGGTCGGCGCGCTGCTGTCGATCGTCGGGATGACCGGTGTGATCTACGCGGTGATCGCCGCGCCCCGGTCGGGATGGACCTCGGCCGGCACCCTCGCCGGGTTCGCGGTCGGCGTGGTCGCCCTGGCGGTCTTCGTGCTCTGGGAACGGCGCTCGGCGCATCCCATGATCCCGCTCGACCTGTTCCGCAACCCCGCCTTCCGCGGCTCCTCGTTCTCCGTCGTGCTGCTGTCCTTCGGCACCGGGGCGCTGCTGCTGATGCTCACCCAGTACCTGCAGTTCGTCCTCGGCTACGGGCCCATGCGGGCCGGTCTGGCGCTGCTGCCCTACGCGGTCGCGGCGGCGGTGTTCAACGCGGTCGGCGCGGGGCTCGGGCAGCGGGTCAGCAACCGCGCGCTGATCGCGGCCGGCATGGTGGTCATGGCGGGCGGGTTCGTGGTCCTCGGCCTCATGGGGCCGTCCGACGGGTACGGCAAGCTGATCACGGGGCTGCTCATCATGGGGGTCGGCGGCGGCCTCGCCGGGCCGGCCGCGTACGCGACCCTGCTCGGCGCGGTGCCGCCCGAGCACGCGGGGGTCGGCTCCGCGCTCAACGACACCGTCCAGCAGGTCGGCATGGCGCTCAGCGTGGCCGTCCTCGGCAGTGTGCTCGCCGGCGTCTACACCGCCCGGATGCCCGAGGACGCCCCGGCCGCGGCCAGGCACTCGATCGACGGCGCGCTGGCGACGGGCGTCCCCGACCTCGTGCGCATGGGCAAGGAGGCCTTCGTGGCCGCGATGTCCTTCGGCGCGTGGGTGGGCGCCGCGCTCGGCGTCGCCGCGGGCGTGCTCGCCTACGTGATGCTCCGCCCCCGCACGGCGGGTGACGCCGCCGCGCGCGAGCCCGAGCCCGTCGCCTGA
- a CDS encoding aspartate aminotransferase family protein, which produces MSDLFARHRAVMPNWLSIYYDEPIEIVRGKGNRVVDAEGHTYLDFFAGILTNMIGYDVPEVREAVERQLATGVVHTSTVYLLRGQIELAEKIARLSGIENAKVFFTNSGTEANETALLLATYARGSDQVLAMRQSYHGRSFGALSVTSNRSWKNNSLSPLNVHFLHGADRHLPQFRGLSDAEYIDVCVADLRHVLATAVSNDVAALIAEPIQGVGGFTMAPDGLFKAYKEVLDEEGVLFISDEVQTGWGRTGSAFFGIQNHGMTPDMMTFAKGLGNGFAVGGVVARGDLMDGPHAVGLATFGGNPISMAAANATLDYVLDHDLQSRAAVTGEILLGGLREAKDRLPILGDVRGKGLMFALELVDPATGAPAPALAGRFMEETKKLGLLAGKGGLYGNVLRMAPPLTLTDDEAREGLGIIVTALETIDEEVGR; this is translated from the coding sequence ATGTCCGACCTTTTCGCCCGGCACCGGGCGGTCATGCCCAACTGGTTGTCCATCTACTATGACGAGCCCATCGAGATCGTGCGGGGGAAGGGCAACCGCGTCGTCGACGCAGAGGGCCATACCTACCTGGACTTCTTCGCGGGCATCCTCACCAACATGATCGGGTACGACGTGCCCGAGGTGCGCGAGGCCGTGGAGCGCCAGCTCGCCACCGGCGTGGTCCACACCAGCACCGTCTACCTGCTGCGCGGCCAGATCGAGCTGGCCGAGAAGATCGCCAGGCTGTCGGGCATCGAGAACGCCAAGGTCTTCTTCACCAACTCCGGCACCGAGGCCAACGAGACGGCCCTGCTGCTCGCCACCTACGCCCGCGGGTCCGACCAGGTGCTCGCCATGCGGCAGAGCTACCACGGCCGCAGCTTCGGCGCGCTGTCGGTCACCAGCAACCGGAGCTGGAAGAACAATTCGCTCTCGCCGCTGAACGTCCACTTCCTGCACGGCGCCGACCGCCACCTGCCGCAGTTCCGCGGCCTGTCCGACGCCGAGTACATCGACGTCTGCGTCGCCGACCTGCGCCACGTGCTCGCCACCGCCGTGTCCAACGACGTGGCCGCGCTGATCGCCGAGCCGATCCAGGGCGTGGGCGGCTTCACGATGGCCCCCGACGGCCTGTTCAAGGCGTACAAGGAGGTCCTGGACGAGGAGGGCGTCCTCTTCATCTCCGACGAGGTGCAGACCGGATGGGGCCGCACCGGCTCGGCCTTCTTCGGCATCCAGAACCACGGCATGACGCCCGACATGATGACCTTCGCCAAGGGCCTCGGCAACGGCTTCGCGGTCGGCGGCGTGGTGGCCCGCGGCGACCTCATGGACGGCCCGCACGCCGTCGGCCTGGCGACCTTCGGCGGCAACCCGATCTCGATGGCCGCCGCCAACGCCACCCTCGACTACGTCCTCGACCACGACCTGCAGTCCCGCGCCGCCGTCACCGGCGAGATCCTCCTCGGCGGGCTGCGCGAGGCCAAGGACCGGCTGCCGATCCTCGGCGACGTCCGGGGCAAGGGGCTGATGTTCGCCCTCGAACTCGTGGACCCCGCCACCGGCGCCCCCGCGCCCGCGCTGGCCGGCCGGTTCATGGAGGAGACCAAGAAGCTCGGCCTGCTCGCCGGCAAGGGCGGCCTGTACGGCAACGTGCTGCGCATGGCGCCCCCGCTGACGCTCACCGACGACGAGGCGCGCGAGGGCCTCGGCATCATCGTCACCGCGCTGGAGACGATCGACGAGGAGGTCGGCAGGTGA
- a CDS encoding CoA-acylating methylmalonate-semialdehyde dehydrogenase, which translates to MTGLKRAGHWIGGGEAPGGSGRRSEIFDPATGEVAGHVDLASAEEVDAAVAAAAAAFPAWRDASLTKRTQVLFRFRELMHAHRGEVAELISSEHGKVRSDALGEVARGLEVVEFACGIPHLLKGGFSENVSTGVDSFSIRQPLGVVAGITPFNFPAMVPMWMYPVAIACGNAFVLKPSERDPSASLLMARLWKEAGLPDGVFNVVQGDKVAVDRLLEHPDVRAVSFVGSTPIARYVYETGTRHGKRVQALGGAKNHMLVLPDADLDLVADAAVNAGFGSAGERCMAISVVLAVDPVGDELVGKIVERVGALTVGPGDDPESQMGPLVTGVHRDKVASYLDTAVTEGAKLVVDGRDTPVKGGATAAETPGFWLGPTVIDHVRPGSAVHRDEIFGPVLSIVRVSSYDEGLEIINEVEYGNGTAVFTNDGGAARRFQNEVEVGMVGVNVPIPVPMAFYSFGGWKSSLFGDTHVHGTEGVHFYTRGKVVTSRWPDPSHGGVNLGFPTNK; encoded by the coding sequence GTGACCGGGCTCAAGCGGGCCGGCCACTGGATCGGCGGCGGCGAGGCGCCGGGCGGCTCCGGCAGGCGGTCGGAGATCTTCGACCCGGCGACGGGCGAGGTCGCCGGGCACGTCGACCTGGCCTCGGCCGAGGAGGTGGACGCGGCCGTCGCCGCGGCGGCGGCGGCGTTCCCCGCCTGGCGGGACGCCTCGCTGACCAAGCGCACGCAGGTGCTGTTCCGGTTCCGCGAGCTGATGCACGCCCACCGGGGCGAGGTGGCCGAGCTGATCAGCTCCGAGCACGGCAAGGTGCGCTCGGACGCGCTCGGCGAGGTCGCGCGCGGCCTCGAGGTCGTGGAGTTCGCCTGCGGCATCCCGCACCTGCTCAAGGGCGGCTTCTCGGAGAACGTCTCGACCGGCGTCGACTCCTTCTCGATCCGCCAGCCGCTGGGGGTCGTGGCCGGGATCACACCGTTCAACTTCCCGGCCATGGTCCCGATGTGGATGTACCCGGTCGCGATCGCCTGCGGCAACGCGTTCGTCCTCAAGCCCTCCGAGCGCGACCCGTCGGCGTCGCTGCTGATGGCCCGGCTGTGGAAGGAGGCGGGGCTGCCCGACGGCGTGTTCAACGTCGTGCAGGGCGACAAGGTGGCCGTGGACCGGCTGCTGGAGCACCCGGACGTGCGGGCGGTGTCGTTCGTCGGCTCCACCCCGATCGCCCGGTACGTCTACGAGACCGGCACCCGGCACGGCAAGCGGGTGCAGGCGCTCGGCGGCGCCAAGAACCACATGCTCGTGCTGCCCGACGCCGACCTGGACCTGGTGGCCGACGCCGCCGTCAACGCCGGCTTCGGGTCGGCGGGCGAGCGGTGCATGGCGATCTCCGTCGTGCTCGCGGTGGACCCGGTCGGCGACGAGCTGGTCGGCAAGATCGTCGAACGGGTCGGCGCGCTGACCGTCGGTCCGGGGGACGACCCCGAGTCGCAGATGGGGCCGCTGGTCACCGGCGTCCACCGCGACAAGGTGGCGTCCTACCTGGACACGGCCGTCACCGAGGGCGCCAAGCTCGTGGTGGACGGGCGCGACACCCCGGTCAAGGGCGGGGCGACGGCGGCCGAGACCCCCGGCTTCTGGCTCGGCCCCACGGTGATCGACCACGTGCGCCCGGGGTCGGCCGTCCACCGGGACGAGATCTTCGGCCCGGTGCTGTCGATCGTGCGCGTCTCCTCCTACGACGAGGGGCTGGAGATCATCAACGAGGTCGAGTACGGCAACGGCACCGCGGTGTTCACCAACGACGGCGGGGCGGCCCGGCGGTTCCAGAACGAGGTCGAGGTCGGCATGGTGGGCGTCAACGTGCCGATCCCCGTGCCGATGGCGTTCTACAGCTTCGGCGGGTGGAAGTCCTCGCTGTTCGGCGACACCCACGTCCACGGCACCGAGGGCGTCCACTTCTACACGCGCGGCAAGGTCGTCACCTCGCGCTGGCCGGATCCGAGCCACGGCGGCGTGAACCTCGGGTTCCCCACCAACAAGTAG
- a CDS encoding extracellular solute-binding protein, whose amino-acid sequence MRRRRSAGAASLAAAAALLAACGAGTGAHEQRAQVVAARATPRPPSATPPVTPSASVSGTASPSPSRTAPGRGEGTVTVVAYRGYAEYGGSDSAVNWVGEFERNTGCRVNLRYAQNADELDKLVSGGDYDAVAAPPQVAGRLIAEKKAAALTTSLIPRYQQIPEWLRTQPAITAEGRVYGVPYLWGYYRTFYDDSRSPRPKADALYSGAVPAVLRDGPLSIADAALRLKESKPSLGVKNPFKLTRQQFDAALALLGAHAAGGRSYWTNPVEAVQALSGGEARVVRALPYTGYVARAAGRPVKALDERGPTTGWVDSWMISAQAAAPNCAYRWIDWAVSAKPEQQAAVWNGLAPANPRGCTWDPGDDAAKAARAALAARVCDAYQVDGERPRDVAFAVRPSKDCGGRDGECTDYAEWAAAWQRLVRPTG is encoded by the coding sequence GTGAGACGACGTCGCAGCGCCGGCGCGGCGTCGCTGGCGGCGGCCGCGGCGCTGCTCGCCGCGTGCGGCGCCGGGACCGGGGCCCACGAGCAGCGCGCCCAGGTGGTCGCCGCGCGCGCCACGCCACGCCCGCCCTCCGCCACCCCGCCGGTCACCCCGTCGGCCTCCGTGTCGGGTACGGCCTCGCCGTCGCCGTCCCGCACGGCGCCCGGGCGCGGCGAGGGCACGGTGACCGTGGTCGCCTATCGGGGGTACGCCGAGTACGGCGGCAGCGACTCGGCGGTCAACTGGGTGGGGGAGTTCGAGAGGAACACCGGCTGCCGGGTGAACCTGCGTTACGCGCAGAACGCCGACGAGCTGGACAAGCTGGTCTCCGGGGGCGACTACGACGCGGTCGCGGCGCCGCCGCAGGTGGCGGGCCGGCTGATCGCGGAGAAGAAGGCCGCCGCCCTCACCACCTCCCTCATCCCGCGCTACCAGCAGATCCCCGAGTGGCTGCGCACCCAGCCCGCGATCACCGCCGAAGGCCGGGTGTACGGCGTGCCGTACCTGTGGGGGTACTACCGGACCTTCTACGACGACAGCCGGTCGCCGCGCCCGAAGGCGGACGCGCTCTACTCCGGCGCCGTCCCGGCCGTGCTCAGGGACGGCCCGCTGAGCATCGCCGACGCCGCGCTGCGGCTGAAGGAGAGCAAGCCCTCGCTGGGCGTGAAGAACCCCTTCAAGCTCACCCGGCAGCAGTTCGACGCCGCGCTCGCGCTGCTCGGCGCGCATGCCGCCGGCGGGCGGTCGTACTGGACGAACCCGGTCGAGGCGGTGCAGGCCCTCTCCGGCGGCGAGGCGCGCGTCGTGCGCGCCCTGCCCTACACCGGGTACGTGGCGCGCGCGGCCGGGCGTCCGGTCAAGGCGCTGGACGAGCGGGGGCCGACCACCGGCTGGGTGGACTCCTGGATGATCTCCGCGCAGGCGGCGGCGCCCAACTGCGCCTACCGCTGGATCGACTGGGCCGTCTCCGCCAAGCCCGAGCAGCAGGCGGCCGTCTGGAACGGGCTCGCGCCCGCCAACCCGCGCGGCTGCACCTGGGATCCCGGCGACGACGCCGCCAAGGCGGCGCGGGCCGCCCTGGCCGCACGGGTCTGCGACGCCTACCAGGTGGACGGCGAGCGTCCCCGTGACGTCGCCTTTGCCGTCCGCCCATCGAAGGATTGCGGCGGCCGGGACGGGGAATGCACCGACTATGCCGAGTGGGCCGCCGCGTGGCAGCGGCTCGTCCGGCCCACGGGGTGA